Proteins encoded within one genomic window of Halorussus salilacus:
- a CDS encoding MFS transporter, with translation MFDRRPPSPVFEYYCYQATVSFGFFSPIFTLFLLDRGLTYTAISSLSMLYAVLTVVGEIPTGYVCDRIGRRNSLLAGSAFMTVSIFGFAVVESYLGLAALYVLWTLSLVFRSGSGDAWLYDTLEAELDEGRFAHVRGRGQSVRQAVTVVAMLAGGVLYGIDPTYPFVASGVLNGAGVFVLFALPKNRQYADGNEDDTHFTVLEALPVLRDRLTRPPLRSFVLYAALFFGVVEAANTYVQPISTETLGVPVASMGLLYAAFTGVSAVASYYAGAVKDRLGVRGAMVAVPVALGVSLLAPVAWPLLAFPTFFALKGSRSLLHPIVTQHVNDHVESVGRATVLSAVSMAYALVRLPLYLLGGVVADAATPVLAVGVLGAVFLAGVAVVRSVSSPVGGVDSGPTSG, from the coding sequence GTGTTCGACCGCCGCCCGCCGTCGCCCGTGTTCGAGTACTACTGCTATCAGGCGACCGTCTCGTTCGGGTTCTTCTCGCCAATCTTCACCCTGTTCCTGCTGGACAGGGGGCTGACCTACACCGCCATCTCGTCGCTGAGCATGCTGTACGCCGTGTTGACCGTCGTCGGCGAGATACCGACCGGCTACGTCTGCGACCGCATCGGCCGCCGCAACAGCCTCCTCGCGGGGTCGGCGTTCATGACCGTCTCCATCTTCGGGTTCGCGGTCGTGGAGTCGTACCTCGGTCTCGCCGCGCTGTACGTCCTGTGGACCCTCTCGCTCGTGTTCCGTTCGGGGTCGGGCGACGCGTGGCTCTACGACACCCTCGAAGCCGAACTCGACGAGGGCCGGTTCGCCCACGTCCGGGGGCGCGGCCAGTCGGTCCGGCAGGCCGTGACCGTGGTCGCGATGCTCGCGGGCGGGGTCCTCTACGGCATCGACCCGACCTACCCCTTCGTCGCGTCGGGCGTCCTGAACGGCGCGGGGGTGTTCGTCCTGTTCGCGCTCCCGAAGAACCGCCAGTACGCCGACGGTAACGAGGATGATACGCACTTCACCGTCCTCGAAGCCCTGCCGGTCCTCCGCGACCGGCTGACCCGCCCGCCCCTCCGGTCGTTCGTCCTCTACGCCGCGCTGTTCTTCGGCGTGGTCGAGGCGGCCAACACCTACGTCCAGCCCATCAGCACCGAGACGCTCGGGGTTCCGGTGGCCTCGATGGGACTGCTGTACGCCGCCTTCACCGGGGTCTCGGCGGTCGCGAGCTACTACGCCGGGGCGGTCAAGGACCGCCTCGGCGTCCGGGGCGCGATGGTCGCCGTCCCGGTCGCGCTCGGAGTCTCCCTCCTCGCGCCCGTGGCGTGGCCCCTGCTGGCGTTCCCGACGTTCTTCGCCCTCAAGGGGTCGCGGTCGTTGCTCCACCCCATCGTGACCCAGCACGTCAACGACCACGTCGAGTCGGTCGGGCGCGCGACCGTCCTGAGCGCGGTGTCGATGGCGTACGCGCTGGTTCGGCTCCCGCTCTACCTGCTCGGCGGCGTCGTCGCCGACGCCGCCACGCCCGTCCTCGCGGTCGGGGTCCTCGGCGCGGTGTTCCTCGCGGGGGTCGCTGTCGTGCGGTCGGTCTCCTCTCCGGTCGGCGGTGTCGATTCCGGTCCTACGTCGGGATGA
- a CDS encoding cupin domain-containing protein produces the protein MEKVRIEEVRSRPGPADVKRPLTDALGATDLSMNYFELAPGDSFAFGYHAHSGQEEVFCVRSGTVTFETEDGEVAVESGEVVRFAPGEYQRGVNRDGERVVALAVGAPRESGDLDMRRECPECGERTSNEISRAEDADALLTRCVECGAETGRFD, from the coding sequence ATGGAGAAGGTCCGAATCGAGGAGGTCCGGTCGCGACCGGGTCCGGCCGACGTGAAGCGGCCCCTGACCGACGCGCTCGGCGCGACCGACCTCTCGATGAACTACTTCGAGCTCGCGCCCGGCGACAGCTTCGCGTTCGGGTATCACGCACACTCCGGCCAGGAGGAGGTGTTCTGCGTCCGGTCGGGGACGGTCACCTTCGAGACCGAGGACGGCGAGGTCGCGGTCGAGTCGGGCGAGGTCGTCCGGTTCGCACCCGGCGAGTACCAGCGAGGAGTCAATCGCGACGGCGAGCGCGTCGTCGCGCTCGCCGTCGGCGCGCCCCGGGAGAGCGGCGACCTCGACATGCGCCGAGAGTGTCCCGAGTGCGGTGAGCGAACGTCGAACGAGATATCGCGCGCCGAGGACGCAGACGCTCTCCTCACGCGGTGCGTCGAGTGCGGCGCGGAGACGGGCCGGTTCGACTAG
- a CDS encoding 4Fe-4S dicluster domain-containing protein, with protein sequence MAIDPQFQENREKVDTHEGHDVWGPVDEPEKLGIHGTHVAVDFDICIADGACLEDCPVDVFEWVDSPDHPESERKADPANEAQCIDCMLCVDVCPVDAIDVDAGRV encoded by the coding sequence ATGGCTATCGATCCGCAATTCCAAGAGAACCGCGAGAAGGTCGACACGCACGAGGGACACGACGTCTGGGGTCCCGTGGACGAACCCGAGAAGCTTGGCATCCACGGCACCCACGTCGCCGTCGACTTCGACATCTGCATCGCCGACGGCGCGTGTCTGGAGGACTGCCCCGTCGACGTGTTCGAGTGGGTAGACTCCCCCGACCACCCCGAGAGCGAGCGCAAGGCCGACCCGGCCAACGAGGCCCAGTGCATCGACTGCATGCTCTGCGTCGACGTCTGTCCGGTCGACGCCATCGACGTGGACGCGGGCCGGGTCTGA
- a CDS encoding DUF6757 family protein — translation MRCHYCDREATFAPEKGGVRVGLCDRHFREQFENLAETDALASLRQELDVDRPE, via the coding sequence ATGCGGTGTCACTACTGCGACCGGGAAGCCACGTTCGCCCCCGAGAAAGGCGGCGTCAGGGTCGGCCTCTGCGACCGCCACTTCCGCGAGCAGTTCGAGAACCTCGCCGAGACCGACGCGCTCGCGTCGCTCCGACAGGAACTCGACGTGGACCGGCCGGAGTAG
- a CDS encoding PHP domain-containing protein: MSVFADLHVHTTNSDGELELSGLPSAARDAGVSVVAVTDHDRLHPDLPTPVGVLEGVTVVHGIELRVEPEGGERVDLLGYGVTPTPELVEELDRIQTDREERGRKIIENVEERLGVDLGIEAREGLGRPHIARAIDEHPDSGHDYGEAFDELIGNDGPCFVGREVTSFERGVELLTDACGLVGLAHPYRYDDPEAALELTEHLGAVERYYPYDREVDERPVERAVAEHDLVPTGGSDAHDDVLGRAGLSKPEYRHFRSAVSL, translated from the coding sequence ATGAGCGTCTTCGCCGACCTCCACGTCCACACGACCAACTCCGACGGCGAGCTGGAACTCTCCGGGCTGCCGTCGGCCGCCCGCGACGCGGGCGTCTCGGTCGTCGCGGTCACCGACCACGACCGTCTCCACCCAGACCTCCCGACGCCCGTCGGCGTGCTGGAGGGCGTGACCGTCGTCCACGGCATCGAACTCCGAGTCGAGCCCGAGGGGGGAGAGCGAGTCGACCTGCTGGGCTACGGCGTCACCCCGACGCCCGAACTGGTCGAGGAACTCGACCGCATCCAGACCGACCGCGAAGAGCGCGGTCGGAAGATTATCGAGAACGTCGAGGAGCGCCTCGGCGTCGACCTCGGTATCGAGGCCCGCGAGGGGCTCGGCAGGCCCCACATCGCCCGCGCCATCGACGAGCATCCCGACAGCGGCCACGACTACGGGGAAGCCTTCGACGAACTCATCGGGAACGACGGCCCCTGCTTCGTCGGCCGTGAGGTGACCTCCTTCGAGCGCGGCGTCGAACTCCTCACCGACGCCTGCGGGCTGGTCGGGCTGGCCCACCCCTACCGGTACGACGACCCAGAGGCCGCGCTCGAACTCACCGAGCACCTCGGCGCGGTCGAGCGCTACTACCCCTACGACCGGGAGGTCGACGAGCGACCGGTCGAGCGCGCGGTCGCCGAACACGACCTCGTTCCCACGGGCGGGAGCGACGCCCACGACGACGTTCTGGGGCGCGCTGGCCTCTCGAAGCCCGAGTACCGCCACTTCCGGTCTGCGGTGTCGCTGTAA
- a CDS encoding DUF5789 family protein — MSLKQATTLLDRHDYPATSAQLADSYGDYELDLPNGTETLGEVFARVDSETFADSREAEETMYSAVSRKAIGREGYSDRDPTVLGTDGPGQVSF; from the coding sequence ATGTCACTGAAACAGGCGACGACCCTGCTCGACCGCCACGACTACCCCGCGACCTCCGCCCAGCTCGCCGACTCGTACGGCGACTACGAACTCGACCTCCCCAACGGCACCGAGACCCTCGGCGAGGTGTTCGCCCGGGTCGATTCGGAGACCTTCGCCGACTCCCGGGAGGCCGAGGAGACGATGTACTCCGCGGTCAGCCGCAAGGCCATCGGCCGCGAGGGGTACAGCGACCGCGACCCGACGGTGCTCGGGACCGACGGGCCGGGACAGGTCTCGTTCTGA
- a CDS encoding DUF5784 family protein has translation MASPLRFRRSMERWTDDRIERDLLRPLDEKFGADLLTPHYAGPNGYETRRIEMGNGDLALFTWNDEAAFWLGNTETPSTLWRTEKYTFDEVPYPVARWAQRELLADLQVEDPWLAEYDHLSWFFLPVFFSKDGRESTRRFFREHAAGFPDATREGALSFYEEFLSTGVLDDYRYTMSSKLGTSPQVDPVRMASAMTEFTAAKLLTDAGYEVTPEIEVTTGHSLDFHAESPKGGESPLVEVTRPRPPTRRNASTPVAAVRETAETKTSGQLKKHGGGAVLFVDCSSFRDDEWRAVKGEQPGVHHRPAVVFRARPSGEVEAYSKGSVPLDLGGAVKRV, from the coding sequence GTGGCAAGCCCGCTCCGCTTTCGCCGCTCCATGGAGCGGTGGACCGACGACCGAATCGAACGCGACCTGCTTCGGCCCCTCGACGAGAAGTTCGGCGCAGACCTCCTGACGCCCCACTACGCGGGGCCGAACGGCTACGAGACCCGCCGCATCGAGATGGGAAACGGCGACCTCGCGCTCTTCACATGGAACGACGAGGCGGCCTTCTGGCTCGGTAACACCGAGACGCCCTCGACCCTCTGGCGCACCGAGAAGTACACCTTCGACGAGGTCCCTTACCCCGTCGCGCGGTGGGCCCAGCGCGAACTCCTCGCCGACCTGCAGGTCGAGGACCCGTGGCTGGCCGAGTACGACCACCTCTCGTGGTTCTTCCTCCCCGTCTTCTTCTCGAAGGACGGCCGCGAGTCCACCCGGAGGTTCTTCCGCGAACACGCCGCCGGGTTCCCCGACGCGACCCGCGAGGGGGCCCTCTCGTTCTACGAGGAGTTCCTCTCGACCGGCGTGCTCGACGACTACCGGTACACCATGTCCTCGAAGCTCGGGACCAGCCCGCAGGTCGACCCCGTCCGGATGGCCTCGGCGATGACCGAGTTCACCGCCGCGAAACTGCTGACCGACGCGGGGTACGAGGTCACGCCGGAAATCGAGGTCACGACCGGCCACTCGCTCGACTTCCACGCGGAATCGCCCAAGGGCGGCGAGTCGCCCCTCGTGGAAGTGACCCGGCCGCGCCCGCCGACCCGCCGGAACGCGAGCACCCCTGTCGCCGCGGTCAGAGAGACGGCAGAGACCAAGACCTCCGGCCAGCTCAAGAAGCACGGCGGCGGCGCGGTGCTGTTCGTGGACTGTTCGAGCTTCCGCGACGACGAGTGGCGTGCGGTCAAGGGCGAACAGCCCGGCGTCCACCACCGGCCCGCGGTGGTGTTCCGGGCCCGGCCCTCGGGCGAGGTCGAGGCCTACAGCAAGGGGTCGGTGCCGCTGGACCTTGGCGGGGCCGTGAAGCGGGTGTGA
- a CDS encoding DUF5786 family protein has translation MSMGAYDEDEHERRERKNNTVDVSDDDDRTTYHGTVEYDSGDSAEDLLDQFQQIKSGK, from the coding sequence ATGTCAATGGGTGCCTATGACGAAGACGAACACGAGCGCCGGGAACGGAAGAACAACACGGTCGACGTCAGCGACGACGACGACCGGACGACCTACCACGGCACGGTAGAGTACGATTCCGGCGACTCCGCGGAGGACCTGCTCGACCAGTTCCAGCAAATCAAGTCGGGCAAGTAG
- a CDS encoding YkgJ family cysteine cluster protein: MEVNCEGCAGCCIDWRPIAPDPSDHERRGPRTPLDDAYNLVPLTRDDARALLDAGLADATTPRLWRDEDGVEIDGVSVAAIAERPVFFLGLRKPPKPVGPFGTEPTWLPTCAFLDPTTLQCRIHGEETYPEECSEYPGHNLELGSETECERVEEAFGGEGTDGSRVSSDESDGGERLLDDDPPEDLSALLFGPQAVGQKVFAFPDPDRLEGVVARIARDDPTDEDRALFVAAAVASAPGTGAVDDETFESALAEAREADSWVGRAVADWERRAGESGASAPDPVVAERVEDDRGAPGTPGWQE, from the coding sequence ATGGAGGTGAATTGCGAGGGCTGTGCTGGCTGTTGCATCGACTGGCGACCCATCGCGCCCGACCCCAGCGACCACGAGCGCAGGGGGCCGCGGACCCCGCTGGACGACGCGTACAACCTCGTCCCGCTGACCCGCGACGACGCCCGCGCGCTCCTCGACGCGGGGCTGGCCGACGCGACGACGCCCCGGCTCTGGCGCGACGAGGACGGCGTCGAGATAGACGGCGTCTCGGTCGCCGCAATCGCCGAGCGGCCCGTCTTCTTCCTCGGACTCCGCAAGCCACCCAAGCCGGTCGGCCCCTTCGGGACCGAACCGACGTGGCTCCCCACCTGCGCGTTCCTCGACCCGACGACCCTCCAGTGTCGGATTCACGGCGAGGAGACCTACCCCGAGGAGTGTTCCGAGTACCCGGGCCACAACCTCGAACTCGGGAGCGAGACCGAGTGCGAGCGCGTCGAGGAGGCGTTCGGGGGTGAGGGAACCGACGGTTCCCGAGTCTCGTCGGACGAGTCCGACGGCGGTGAGCGCCTGCTCGACGACGACCCGCCAGAAGACCTCTCGGCGCTCCTGTTCGGCCCGCAGGCGGTCGGCCAGAAGGTGTTCGCCTTCCCCGACCCCGACCGGCTGGAGGGCGTCGTCGCGCGCATCGCGCGCGACGACCCGACCGACGAGGACCGCGCGCTGTTCGTCGCGGCCGCCGTCGCCTCCGCGCCCGGCACCGGGGCGGTCGACGACGAGACGTTCGAGTCGGCGCTCGCCGAGGCCCGCGAGGCCGATTCGTGGGTCGGGCGGGCCGTCGCCGACTGGGAGCGCCGCGCCGGAGAATCCGGCGCGAGCGCTCCCGACCCCGTGGTCGCCGAGCGCGTCGAGGACGACCGCGGCGCTCCCGGGACGCCCGGTTGGCAGGAATGA
- a CDS encoding HalOD1 output domain-containing protein: MSHESDSPTETAAALGEHTSNVSQAHHDATSDRSLVATVLDALEDASDRPADEMSVRLYDSVDPDALDALFEPTRRGARRDEGRVSFAVGEFAVTVHADGRVFVRRVV, from the coding sequence ATGAGCCACGAATCAGACTCCCCGACCGAGACGGCGGCCGCGCTCGGCGAACACACCTCGAACGTTTCGCAGGCGCACCACGACGCGACGAGCGACCGGTCGCTCGTCGCGACGGTCCTCGACGCGCTGGAGGACGCCTCCGACCGTCCCGCCGACGAGATGAGCGTCCGGCTCTACGACAGCGTCGACCCCGACGCGCTCGACGCCCTCTTCGAACCGACTCGCCGCGGCGCGCGCCGCGACGAGGGGCGCGTCTCGTTCGCGGTCGGCGAGTTCGCGGTGACGGTCCACGCCGACGGGCGCGTCTTCGTCCGCCGGGTGGTCTAG
- a CDS encoding DUF7561 family protein, translating into MATQTCEGCGDRVTIAGGIANLWTLEKESTGGMTLEFEGDGTEHFLCFDCVERLPDDPSAEDVAAL; encoded by the coding sequence ATGGCCACGCAGACCTGCGAGGGGTGCGGCGACCGGGTGACCATCGCGGGGGGCATCGCCAACCTCTGGACGCTGGAGAAGGAGTCGACCGGCGGGATGACCCTGGAGTTCGAGGGCGACGGGACCGAGCACTTCCTGTGTTTCGACTGCGTCGAGCGACTGCCCGACGACCCGAGCGCCGAGGACGTGGCGGCGCTTTGA
- a CDS encoding helicase C-terminal domain-containing protein, producing MNPERIFEEFPAPSFRGNQREALADIRDAFAAGNDVVLVRAPTGSGKSLLARSIAGCARRPDEAAPSDATGAYYTTPQVSQLDDVAEDDLLDDLKIIRGKRNYSCILPGETDTPVNRAPCAREKGYDCSVKHRCPYFSDRAIASNREIAAMTLAYFMRTAGSEVFRKRDVVVIDEAHGLAEWAEMYATIDLNPRTVPVWDDLKVPEITGLDRAVRYADNLVETLRHRKDDLVAKPELDPHEAAERDRLQELIGELDWFVEDYRDAESATTWVVDQQDERGGGGSGADGGGPITIKPMNPERYLSHTVWERGNRFALLSATILNKEAFCRQVGLDPDNVALVDVGHTFPVENRPLYDVTQGKMTYEHREDTLPDIARVLVRVMQAHRGEKGIVHAHSYAIQERLADLLDRFGVGDRIRTHGKDDRDAQLESWKATDGEEVFLSVKMEEALDLKGDLARWQVICKAPFLNTGDSRVAHRLEDGQWAWYYRAALRTVIQACGRVIRAPDDHGATYLADSSLLQVFDRAASDTPPWFTEQVERMSRPDLPEFDPASASESAGGAGRRSRNRRRSRSESRAGSESRSGSQSGTSSRSGSSGGTSRKSPMADVWDDSM from the coding sequence GTGAACCCCGAGCGGATATTCGAGGAGTTCCCCGCGCCCTCCTTCCGCGGCAACCAACGCGAGGCGCTCGCCGACATCCGGGACGCCTTCGCGGCGGGCAACGACGTGGTGCTGGTTCGCGCGCCCACCGGGAGCGGCAAGTCCCTGCTCGCCCGGTCAATCGCGGGGTGCGCCAGACGCCCCGACGAGGCCGCGCCGAGCGACGCGACCGGCGCGTACTACACCACGCCGCAGGTCTCCCAGCTCGACGACGTGGCCGAGGACGACCTGCTCGACGACCTCAAAATTATCCGGGGCAAGCGCAACTACTCCTGTATCCTGCCGGGCGAGACCGACACGCCGGTGAATCGGGCCCCCTGCGCCCGCGAGAAGGGCTACGACTGCTCGGTCAAGCACCGGTGTCCGTACTTCTCGGACCGCGCCATCGCGAGCAACCGAGAAATCGCGGCGATGACGCTGGCGTACTTCATGCGGACCGCGGGGTCGGAGGTGTTCCGAAAGCGCGACGTGGTGGTAATAGACGAGGCCCACGGCCTCGCGGAGTGGGCCGAGATGTACGCCACCATCGACCTGAACCCCCGGACGGTCCCCGTCTGGGACGACCTCAAGGTGCCCGAGATCACCGGACTGGACCGCGCGGTCCGGTACGCAGACAATCTGGTCGAGACCCTTCGACACCGCAAGGACGACCTCGTCGCCAAGCCGGAACTCGACCCCCACGAGGCCGCCGAGCGCGACCGCCTGCAGGAACTCATCGGCGAACTCGACTGGTTCGTCGAGGACTACCGCGATGCCGAGAGCGCGACGACGTGGGTCGTCGACCAGCAGGACGAGAGGGGCGGAGGCGGGAGCGGGGCCGACGGGGGCGGCCCCATCACCATCAAGCCGATGAACCCCGAGCGCTACCTCAGCCACACCGTCTGGGAGCGCGGGAACAGGTTCGCGCTCCTCTCGGCGACCATCCTCAACAAGGAGGCGTTCTGTCGGCAGGTGGGGCTCGACCCCGACAACGTCGCGCTGGTCGACGTGGGCCACACCTTCCCGGTCGAGAACCGGCCGCTCTACGACGTGACGCAGGGCAAGATGACCTACGAGCACCGCGAGGACACCCTGCCGGACATCGCCCGCGTGCTGGTCCGGGTGATGCAGGCCCATCGGGGCGAGAAAGGGATAGTTCACGCCCACTCCTACGCGATTCAGGAGCGACTCGCCGACCTGCTCGACCGGTTCGGCGTCGGCGACCGAATCCGGACCCACGGCAAGGACGACCGCGACGCCCAGCTGGAGTCGTGGAAGGCGACCGACGGCGAGGAGGTGTTCCTCTCGGTCAAGATGGAGGAGGCCCTCGACCTGAAGGGCGACCTCGCGCGCTGGCAGGTCATCTGCAAGGCCCCGTTCCTCAACACGGGCGATTCGCGGGTCGCCCACCGCCTCGAAGACGGACAGTGGGCGTGGTACTACCGGGCCGCGCTCCGGACCGTGATTCAGGCCTGCGGTCGGGTGATTCGAGCCCCCGACGACCACGGCGCGACCTACCTCGCGGATTCGAGCCTCCTGCAGGTGTTCGACCGCGCGGCGAGCGACACTCCGCCGTGGTTCACCGAGCAGGTCGAGCGGATGAGTCGGCCCGACCTCCCGGAGTTCGACCCCGCGAGCGCGAGCGAGTCGGCGGGCGGTGCGGGCAGAAGGTCGAGGAATCGTCGGCGCTCGCGGTCGGAGTCGAGAGCGGGGTCGGAATCGCGCTCGGGGTCGCAGTCGGGGACCAGTTCGCGGTCCGGGTCGTCGGGCGGAACGAGCAGGAAGAGTCCGATGGCCGACGTGTGGGACGACAGCATGTGA
- a CDS encoding cupredoxin domain-containing protein, with amino-acid sequence MGGFRNDTERGESTAKRRSVLRALGGAGAVAALGSAGAAAAGTPAAARARARQDGEIDPVYGYPAQSGEEEPPVSPNVEVTLEIRPRDAPIPEFVFEPTGLYLEPGDTVRFSYESPHHTVTAYHPEFGYVPRVPEGVPPFSAPPLPVGGYWLYTFEQEGVYELHCAPHEIFGHAMRIVVGSPSGPAADPLPDVCETAGTATTEETEAETATAEGMDTETTEVETTPDEGGGEGEEEGPALPRFGAYTVLRDPALEPDNIVDERRVRWDDLDPESKRLFLRVEGFPPC; translated from the coding sequence ATGGGGGGTTTCCGAAACGACACCGAGAGGGGAGAATCGACCGCGAAACGCCGAAGCGTCCTTCGCGCGCTCGGAGGCGCGGGGGCCGTCGCGGCGCTCGGGAGCGCGGGTGCGGCCGCCGCGGGCACGCCCGCGGCGGCGCGAGCGCGGGCCAGACAGGACGGCGAGATAGACCCGGTGTACGGCTATCCGGCCCAGTCAGGGGAGGAGGAACCGCCGGTCAGCCCGAACGTCGAGGTGACGCTCGAAATCCGGCCCCGGGACGCGCCGATTCCGGAGTTCGTCTTCGAGCCGACCGGCCTCTACCTCGAACCCGGCGACACGGTCCGGTTCAGCTACGAGTCGCCACACCACACGGTCACCGCCTACCACCCCGAGTTCGGGTACGTCCCGCGCGTGCCGGAGGGGGTCCCGCCGTTCTCGGCCCCGCCGCTCCCGGTGGGCGGGTACTGGCTGTACACGTTCGAGCAGGAGGGCGTCTACGAGCTCCACTGCGCGCCCCACGAGATATTCGGCCACGCGATGCGCATCGTCGTCGGGTCGCCGAGCGGCCCGGCCGCCGACCCCCTGCCAGACGTGTGCGAGACGGCGGGGACGGCCACGACCGAGGAAACGGAAGCGGAGACGGCCACGGCCGAAGGGATGGATACCGAGACGACGGAGGTGGAGACGACGCCCGACGAAGGCGGGGGAGAAGGCGAGGAAGAGGGACCGGCGCTACCGCGGTTCGGCGCGTACACCGTCCTGCGCGACCCGGCGCTCGAACCCGACAACATCGTCGACGAGCGCCGGGTCAGGTGGGACGACCTCGACCCGGAGAGCAAGCGGTTATTCCTCCGCGTCGAAGGGTTCCCGCCCTGCTGA
- a CDS encoding class I SAM-dependent methyltransferase, with the protein MTSSPDPALAAVVGKPESEAIIAALREEGVYDPARKVRERDDETVELPVTDPPTETAVLDVVEQVAPERRLPDLDAHLRERGWSDDEIARAPGSWAVVGSVVLVTFDGAAFDPDRGDLDRGEVGEALLDLHGEADTVLAREGVSGELREPSVEVVAGTGDTETVHAEHGTRYALDFSEVMFSPGNKAERARMGEVVAPGERVFDMFAGIGYFTLPMARAGADVTATEKNPASFRYLIENAMLNDVSDRVSAFRADCRDVQLDPAADRVVMGYYEAHEYLDSALAALKPGGVVHLHEATPEELLWNRPVSRLHAAASERGREVEVLDRRRVKSHSEGVWHVVVDARVD; encoded by the coding sequence ATGACGAGCAGTCCCGACCCGGCCCTCGCCGCGGTGGTCGGCAAGCCCGAGAGCGAGGCGATCATCGCCGCGCTCCGCGAGGAGGGCGTCTACGACCCGGCCCGGAAGGTCCGGGAGCGCGACGACGAGACGGTCGAACTCCCGGTCACCGACCCGCCGACCGAGACCGCGGTGCTGGACGTGGTCGAGCAGGTCGCTCCCGAGCGCAGACTGCCGGACCTCGACGCCCACCTCCGCGAGCGCGGGTGGTCCGACGACGAGATAGCGCGCGCGCCGGGGTCGTGGGCGGTCGTCGGGAGCGTGGTCCTCGTGACCTTCGACGGGGCGGCGTTCGACCCCGACCGGGGGGACCTCGACCGCGGAGAGGTCGGCGAGGCCCTGCTCGACCTCCACGGCGAGGCCGACACCGTGCTGGCCCGCGAGGGCGTCTCCGGCGAACTCCGCGAGCCCTCGGTCGAGGTCGTCGCGGGGACTGGCGACACCGAGACGGTCCACGCCGAGCACGGCACCCGGTACGCGCTCGACTTCTCGGAGGTGATGTTCTCGCCGGGCAACAAGGCCGAGCGCGCCCGGATGGGCGAGGTCGTCGCCCCCGGCGAGCGCGTCTTCGACATGTTCGCGGGCATCGGCTACTTCACCCTCCCGATGGCCCGCGCGGGTGCCGACGTGACCGCGACCGAGAAGAACCCCGCGTCGTTCCGCTACCTCATCGAGAACGCGATGCTCAACGACGTGTCCGACCGGGTCTCGGCGTTCCGCGCCGACTGCCGGGACGTGCAACTGGACCCCGCCGCCGACCGCGTGGTGATGGGCTATTACGAAGCCCACGAGTACCTCGATTCGGCGCTCGCGGCGCTGAAACCCGGCGGCGTCGTCCACCTCCACGAGGCAACGCCCGAGGAACTGCTCTGGAATCGGCCGGTCTCGCGCCTCCACGCGGCCGCGAGCGAGCGCGGCCGCGAGGTCGAGGTGCTCGACCGCCGCCGAGTCAAGAGCCACAGCGAAGGGGTCTGGCACGTCGTCGTGGACGCTCGCGTCGACTGA